TTTGGAGAAGGCAAAACTGCAGGGATGGAGAACACATCAGTGACTGCCAGGGGCTAGGACTGGGGGAAGGTTTGACTACAGACAGGCAGCACGAGGGActcttttggggtgatggaactgttctgtgtcttgattgtggtggtggttatatGACTCAGAACCGTACACCCCAAAAGTGAATTTTATTATATTCAAATTTTAAACTACAAATAAATAAAGTTAAGgcaggaaaggaaaccctggtggcgtagtgggtaagagctacaggtgctaaccaaaaggtcagcagttcgaatccaccaggcggtccttagaaaccctatgggacggttctgctgtgtctatagggtcgctatgagtcggaatcaacggcaatgggtttgggttttttttttttttaaggcaggaaAAGGAAGGTATTTCTCCTTTCTGAATACATGGGTGATTTAGGAAAGCTGGGGGAGTTGGAGCAACTGCAAGGTATTGATgaccttgtttttttctttgtttctagcttATCTACATTGCTTGCTCCTATGCCACCGTGTACCTGATCTACATGAAATTTAAGGCAACCTACGATGGAAATCATGATACCTTCCGAGTAGAGTTTCTGGTGGTCCCTGTGGGAGGCCTCTCATTTCTAGTCAATCATGATTTCTCTCCTCTCGAGGTTAGTGAAGAGGTTATTTAGTGGCCATATCTGGTGTCCTAGGGAAGTAGACCTGTTTGCAGATAATGTGGTTTTTGTTTGGCAAACTTCTGATGCAGCATACCCTATTTGGTATTAAAAACCATGGACAGGAGCTAAACACCCAGTCAGGTTCTTGGGTGTGTGCTGACAGCTTATTGCCTGACTCCTTCAGAATATGAACTTGAAACTATCTTTCATTGTCTTGACTTCTGTGGTACCAAACACAGTGCCCTGCCTGTCCGAGTGTTTGAAGAACTTGGTCTTTTTGCTGCCCTGACccttcttctgtttcctttttgtgtgtggatATCTCACGCGCATAGTGTCTCTGAGACTCTCCTAAGCAGCCCtttctgactcctcaactttgggAAGGTGGTTTGTGTAGTGCACCGGCACTGTGCCGTGCAGCGGCTGTTCCTGCGCACCTTCCCTCCCCCTGTCCCGTGGTAAGCTCTTTTCCAACCTGGGGTTTATTTTGTTACCATGTTACTCCTAGTTGTCTAAGTGCTGGGAGTGCCTTTGTTTTGAACAAATTCTCCAAGGACTACTTAGCAAGTCCTTCTGTTGTCAGCATGAATAAAATACAATACCATGTTGGACAGAGAGTTAGCATGGTTACAACTGCAACTTCTTAACCCGTTGATTTAGCCACaccaaaaatcttaaaaagaGTAAGAAACTAATGAAAATACTTAGGTAGTCTGGGAAGGAAAGACCGTAGCCTGTTTGTGAGGGAAAACAGCACTGAAGGAGCGGAAGGAACTTAGTTATCAACGTTGGTGAACCTGGCAGGAAGCAGGGTTGACTCTGGACCCTAGATTCAGAGTGGGGTAAACTTATccaagagaaacaacctatgtGTAGATTTGTAGAAAATTGTACAGAGAAGAATGAGACATTGGAGAGAAAAAGTTAGGAAAACTCAGAGGTGGCAGTGTCTAGGTCACCCAGCCTGTCCATGGCAGTGCCCATTTCTCGTAAACGTTGCTTACGTTTCTGTGATTTATTAAATTGCTAAGCTGCTCagacctccccctcccccaccccccgtgCCTCGCTGCTTGTGTGCTGCTCCACAGGGCCAGTAAAGCAAGAGTCTTTGCTGTGAACCTGCAGTGGGCACTGGCGTCTGACCAGAGTTTGCCGTCTGCCTTACAGATTTTGTGGACCTTCTCCATCTACCTGGAATCTGTGGCGATCCTCCCACAGCTTTTTATGATCAGCAAGACTGGGGAGGCAGAGACCATCACTACCCACTACCTATTCTTCCTGGGCCTCTACCGCGCTTTGTATCTTGTCAACTGGATCTGGCGCTTCTACTTTGAGGGCTTCTTTGACCTCATTGCTGTGGTGGCCGGTGTAGTCCAGACCATTCTATACTGCGACTTCTTCTATTTGTACATTACAAAAGGTACGTTGGTGTTTTAGTCCtagagtgctgctgtaacaaataccacaagtggatggctttaacaaagagaagcttatttcctcacagtgaagtaggctcagagtccaaattcagggtgtcagctccagggggtggctttctctctctctcagctctgggggaaaattccttgtcatcaatcttcctttgatcgaggagctcctcaggcgcggaccccaggtccaaaggatgcactttgctcctggtgctgctttcttggtggtatgaggtccccctgtctctgctcacttctctgttttatgtctcaagagattgcctcaaaacacaattcagtcttgtaggttgagtcctgcttcactaacacaactgccacccatcctccctcattaacatcacagaggcaggatttacaacaggtaggaaaatcacacaataccaggaatccgGGTCCAGCCCAatgtatacatttttggggggacataattcaatccatgacagttggacTGTGCCTGCTTGCTTTCTTCCCAGAGTCACATGTACTTTCAGGGGCTTGCATGGCCAGCTCCCAGTCCAGCACGTTCTCAATCTGGCACTGTCTCTTTATAAAGCAGAACTGGcttcagaaaaatattttaatggtaGCCAAATAAAGTTCTGGATCAAGGTTTCCAGTCTTTTGGAATATAAgtgcctcttttttcttttgctatagcTTCATTTTTCATTGGTTCATAGGTATGCAGGCTGTTACTGATTTACTACTACTACAATCCAGTGCTTAAATCAACATCCTTGTATATGcgtatttttgcatttatatgaaTATAGGACAtatgaggaaaccctagtggcgtagtggttaagtgttacagctgctaaccaaaaggtcgacagttcgaatccaccaggggctccttggaaactctatggggcagttctactctgtcctatagggttgctataagttggaattgactcaatggcagtgggttttttttttttttgttaagacaTGAATTTTATAACATCTAATGAAagctgtggaaaccctagtggcatagtggttaagtgctacgactgttaaccaaaaggtcaacagttcatatccaccaggtgctccttggaaactctatggggcagttctactctgtcctatacggtcgctatgagtcagaatcgactcaatggcaatgggctttttttttttttaatgaaagctaTTGCCCTTACTCAGAAGAAATGCATATTCATGCACGTGCAGACACATTTTTAGATAGAGCTTTTAGAGGATTCGGGAGCCCCTGAAACCTAACCATAGATTTCAGGTTAAGAATCCCTGCtgtagggaccccagaggtcatggcccccagactctctgttagcccaaaactaaagccattctcgaagccagctcttcaaagattagactggactataagacataaaatgatactgatgaggaatgagcttcttagctcaagtagacacatgagactatgtgggtagctcccaTCCGGGGGTGAGATGAAAAGATAGAGggcgacaggagctggttgaatggacacagtaaatacagggtggagaggaggagtgtgctgtcacgttgtagggagagcaactagggtcacataagaatgtgtgtgtaagtttttatgagaaactgagttgagttgtaaactttcacttaacgcacaattaaaaaaaaaattcctggtgtATCGTAAAATTTCTGTTATGGAATTGCAGGGTAGAAGTGTgtacacattttatttcttttttaatgttcaaaaattttatagactttCCTACataaaaagttatattttaatatatgttgATTGTGGGAGTCATGGTATCCTAACAGAAAGCTACTATAAATGAATTTAGTGATGCCTTTAGacgaatttgtattttttttttttttaacacaatggCTGTGGCATCTAGGTACCTTAAGAAAATACCAGTATGCGTGTACACAACATTTGCAGTCTGTGGGCTTTCTGAATTTTGGACCTTGTCCTCACCCAGAGCCCCTCTGGTGGGCCACCACTGCTCTTAGCCTGTGAAAGTATGGCTGTCGCTAGTGGGACGCAGAGCCCCGGACCAGCCTCGGCTGCTGCTGACTCCCATCAAGATACAACTTCACAaatcctgtttcatatttttatatttcagagGGCTTTGTTTATTGACATCAAAGTCAAGTGACCGTTGCTTGCCAGAAGCTTATTTCCCTTGTTGTACTTGACGATGGAGTCTTGTGTAAGAATGGGAAGAAGGAAGTAATTTTATAACTGTAAGATTGTCAACATCAGTAACCTtctgtttcctttccttctctttaacATTCCAGTGCTCAAGGGAAAGAAGCTAAGTTTGCCAGCGTAAGTGCCAAAGACCATCGCCAGCATCTGTCCTTCAGGGTGCTTGGACAGAATTCTTACAGCAAAGGTGTAAGATGCTTGATACGGAAAATCAGAAACTTCGCTCTTTACTACAGATAGTCATCAGCAGCTCTGTAAGAACACAGAGGAAAAGAACCAGAGGGTTTCTGTTTAATGCATCTTGCCTTATCCTTTTTTATTACTATGTACAAAGATTTTTTTACACAAAGAAACTTAATGCTGTATTAATACATTCAGTATGTAGCTTCAATTCAGGTAGTTCCAAAAGTGAAGATTTTGTGAGGAATAAgtgcaaaccttttttttttttttaattttaaaaaactctttGAAATTGTTGATTCTTTGTGTCTGTAATGAAAATTGTACTCCTTGACAGTTGGTAGATTATATATTCTTCCATCTATCAAACTTGCATTCCactatatttattttttgccaaAAGATGAGTTGTTTGTTTGAAATCTGAGACACTATGTTCAATTTGGTGCGTGTGTTCACACTGATCACCTAACATGGACGGCCTTCCTTAGACATCACAACACTACAATTAAGGCTGGTAAGGATGACTTGCAAGTCTTAACGTTTTTCATTACCAAAATTTTAAGGTTCTGAATGTATGGAGTATCATTTAAGGGTCACCAAAAGTGActgccccctgcccctgctgagAAGTGTCCCTTCGAGACTGTCCCGGGGTGCTGAAGGAACTCAGGGGGCAGGAGTTCTGGGCTGCTTACCATCTGAGTGTGGGACAGAGGGCCATCAATGGTTATTTTGGACATAGGGCTCTCCTTAGGAAAGGAACACAAGTACTTATCTGTCACATAATTTTCCAAGAGAATACTACAACCATGTCCATGCTCAGATTCAAACAGTTTTTCCTATCACTTTTGGGGAGTAAAATgatagacacttttttttttccaactggcaGCACAAATTACCATTCcttattcttacttttttttttggtttggtttttgttttcatttttttaccaaGCTCTTGCATGATTTTTCTTGTGTTACCGTcctaaataaacattttattaaaatagaaTAAATTGTCTTTGTTTATGAATTAGGCTTTTGGAATAGCCTATGCTGGgatgatttgatttttttgttttgtttttcaattggCAACAAAAGCTCCATGGAGGTGCAGACGTTGAAAGTCCACTTAATTATAAAACCTTTTGTGTTTCATAGAAATATTagatttttttctcctgattttGCCATTATATTgatttgctacttttttttttgattcatgcagaAGTGTATGACTTTGTTTTTATGTGACGCACCATAATGTTCCCAAGTGttgaatacaggcagtccctgggttatgaacgtcCGACTTATGTAaaacctgtagttatgaaccgATCTGTAAACCTATTACGTTCGTAAGCCAGAGACTGcctgtatactaagacaaacatttgactgacgttagatactaactgtacctaactgttaatgacttacatacaaattcaacttaaagacacacttggGAACAGGACTTGTTCGTAACCCCGAGACTGCCTGTACTAACAGTGCTTACTACAAGAAGGATGTATTTTTGCTTTCCGCATTAAAATATCTTGAGGAGAAAGGGAGCTGTGGATGGCTTTTGTTTTTATCTAGTGTGTCTCAGTGACTTTCTAGATTGGCAGTGTAACTGCAGTTTAACCTCCtatctttgtttccttttccccCTTTGCCAcgtggatttttttccccccgttATGTCAGAGTAGCTCCCTTTCCAGCATCCTAGTCTTGGTTTAGCCTCTGTCATCTGCTTTCATCCTCCTGGGAAGATTCTGAGTCTCAGTAAGTGGAGCCCCCTACTTGCTGCCCAGCCtggaggtggggtgggatgggggtcTCAGCCTGTTTCTGTGCATGTAAACCATGCCCGAGCTGGGCCATTCAGCTGCAGAGCACACTGTACAGAGCAAGGATCTGAACCCTCGGCCGCTGCTGATGTATGAAGTACCAATGCCCTTTCAGTCATTCTGCCCAGGTAAAAGTGACACTGGCTAAGACATCACCACCATTTTTGTGGTCAACCAGGATGGCACCTTAGTAAGGGGGGGTGCCTCAGTTGGGGTGTGGAGGCTGGAGCATGCCCTTGCCCACGATGGAAACAATGGCCTTGTGTGACATGGCTTATGAAGCACTGTTTCATAGTTACTTTTACATCCTGAATAAAGGTTATCAGGTAACTAATACTTTTTATcgagctgttttttgtttgtgtaaaTTTTAGTGAAAGGGTGAAGAGAAATAAACTTAACAAACTTGCCCAGTGATACAGACACCAGTCTGTTCCCTGCCCAGTTCAGTCACAATGCTGTTTCCTTACAGTCTGTGGTGGAAAGAGAAACAGGtagcaaaaaaaaagtttgcaggtGGAAAGACCTTGCTAGAGAAGAACCAGCCCAGCCTTTTCAAAGATGCACTACCCactgccttagagttgattccaactcctagcaaccctgtagcacagagttgAACCACCCCAtaagtttccagggctgtaatctttacgggagcagactgccacatctttctctcaaaccaccaacctttcggttagcagctgagtgctttaaccactgtcacTTGGGCCATTTCGTGGAAAAATCAAACTAATCTTTAAATAGAAATCATAGGTGACTTATGGGAACCATAAGTCATGCAGCACAGACTGTGCGGTCAGGTTTATGTTGGAGTCTTGGCTCTCTACACTCGTAGCTTAGCATGAGCCTTGTCCCCACTCAGTTACATGGAGCAACTGCTGCTTTTCAGGGATTCCGGGAGAATTAAATGAGCAAATGTTGGTAGAGCTCAGCGGAGAGATTCCTACCCATTAAGTAATCAGCACCTCTGGAGCCCCTTTTCATCTCTGATTAGCTTGAGACAGCAGCTTCAAAAGCTAGCCAAGAAGTGATTCTGGCAAGAACTCTTCTAGCCTGTTTGataactggtcagttttgccgaaGGTTCTGAACCCTTCTTATGAGAGGAATTCAAAATAAACCAGTTaccatccagttgactccaactcagtgaccccgtgtatgtcagagtagaactaactgctccagagagttttcaatggctgattttttggaaggagattgccaggcccttctttaaGCGCCTTtgtgtggacttgaatctccaaccttctggttagcactcAAGCGTGgtaacagtttgcaccacacagggactcctacgagaggaatgttgttaggtgccctggagtcaattctgactcagttacTCCGtgtgacagggtaggactgccccatggtgttttctacgctgtaatctttacggagcagatctttctcccatggaacagctgggtaAGGTTGGAACAGCTAatctttggttcgcagctgagcgcttaaccttcGCGCCACCGGGGCTTTTATGAGAGgaattgtgtgccattgagtcaattccgactctgatcctacaggacagggcagaactgccccataggttttcaaggctatgatctttatggaggctgactgctgcatctttctcccatggagctgctggtgagttctaacAGCTGACCGACCcttcgcttagcagccaagtgcttaaccaccgaaacaccagggctcctgatgagAGGAATcccaaccaaaatcaaacccattaccatcgtgttgattccaactcagtgaccctctaggacagggtagaactgtcccatagggtttccaaggagtggctggtggatttgaactgttgacctttttgttagcagcctgaggtcctaaccactgtgccacagaggTATAGAAACGGTCCTAGAAACCTTCCAAAACCACTCACCTAAGGTCTTAGGAGCCCCTGATTGGGTTAGGCTCCATGCCGGTATTTTCTGTGTGCCTTCGCCCTCTAGTGGCTGAATGTGGCGCTTTGCCTAGTATGGCCTTGGCAGAGTGGaatcttgtttcttcagctttgaAACAATTCACTCTTTTATCCCTGCAATTTAAAAGCAAGTCTCAGCATAATACAGCACTAACCCTTTTGAACGGAGACAGGATACTTTTTATAATACTAAAATGTAatactcatctttgttttagtttCCACTTGGGTGCTTTAAACCTGAGCGTCTTTTGGCAAACACCTCACTTCACTGTCACCAAAACAATGAATGACACACCCATCCGTCTTTATTCTCTTACCCTGCTTTAGCTTTCTTCATAGTACTTAGTCACTCCCTGGCATCATCTACGTTTGGTGATTACctgttctccccctcccccccttaCAGTGTAAGTTTCATGAGCGTGGGATCCTTGTCCATCTTGTTCCCTGCTATGCacatagtaaggagccctggtagggcaatggctaagtgctcagctactaagtgaaaggttggcggttcaaacccacccagctgctccatgggagaaagacctgacagtgtgctcccataaagatcacagccttaaaaactatagggcagttctgtgctgtcacatggagtcaccatgagttggaatctaccagatggcacccagcaacaacatgcGCAtaccagaagtccctgggtggcgcaaggaCTTAAGTGtcgggctactaactgaaaggttggcagttcaaacacatccagaggtgctttggaagataggtctggtgatctgcttccgaaaagtcacagttttga
The sequence above is drawn from the Elephas maximus indicus isolate mEleMax1 chromosome 12, mEleMax1 primary haplotype, whole genome shotgun sequence genome and encodes:
- the KDELR2 gene encoding ER lumen protein-retaining receptor 2 yields the protein MNIFRLTGDLSHLAAIVILLLKIWKTRSCAGISGKSQLLFALVFTTRYLDLFTSFISLYNTSMKLIYIACSYATVYLIYMKFKATYDGNHDTFRVEFLVVPVGGLSFLVNHDFSPLEILWTFSIYLESVAILPQLFMISKTGEAETITTHYLFFLGLYRALYLVNWIWRFYFEGFFDLIAVVAGVVQTILYCDFFYLYITKVLKGKKLSLPA